A single genomic interval of Ramlibacter pinisoli harbors:
- a CDS encoding aldolase, producing MTESQAREAICRAGRSLFERGYVHATAGNISVRLDDGSWLITPTDASLGFLEPQALARVDAEGNHLAGDRPSKTLALHRRIVQEAARFDAGTRCVLHTHSTHCVALSLQGQAGDELLPPLTPYFVMKVGRVPHVPYGRPGAPEVAAAVGETIARYGQAGRPIRAVMLERLGPVVWHDSPATAMAVLEELEETARLRLLAGEQAPLPEAAIAELRQVFGARW from the coding sequence ATGACCGAGTCGCAGGCCCGCGAGGCCATCTGCCGCGCCGGCCGCAGCCTGTTCGAGCGCGGCTACGTGCATGCGACGGCCGGCAACATCAGCGTGCGGCTGGACGACGGCAGCTGGCTGATCACGCCCACCGACGCCAGCCTGGGCTTCCTGGAGCCGCAGGCGCTGGCCCGGGTCGACGCCGAGGGCAACCACCTCGCCGGCGACCGGCCGAGCAAGACGCTGGCGCTGCACCGGCGCATCGTGCAGGAGGCCGCCCGCTTCGATGCCGGCACCCGCTGCGTGCTGCACACCCACAGCACGCACTGCGTGGCGCTCAGCCTGCAGGGACAGGCCGGCGACGAACTGCTGCCGCCGCTGACGCCCTACTTCGTCATGAAGGTCGGCCGCGTGCCGCACGTGCCGTACGGCCGCCCCGGCGCGCCGGAGGTGGCCGCGGCGGTGGGCGAGACCATCGCCCGCTATGGCCAGGCCGGCCGGCCCATCCGCGCCGTGATGCTGGAGCGGCTGGGCCCGGTGGTCTGGCACGACTCGCCGGCGACCGCGATGGCGGTGCTGGAGGAACTGGAGGAGACCGCCCGGCTGCGGCTGCTGGCGGGCGAGCAGGCGCCGCTGCCCGAGGCGGCCATCGCCGAACTGCGGCAGGTGTTCGGCGCGCGCTGGTGA
- the otnK gene encoding 3-oxo-tetronate kinase, with amino-acid sequence MTALALGCIADDFTGATDLANNLVRAGMRAVQTIGVPEGPLDAAADAVVVALKSRTNPPQEAVAQSLQALRWLREQGARQIYFKYCSTFDSTPQGNIGPVAEALMDALGTDFTIATPAFPDNGRTVFKGHLFVGDVLLSDSGMRDHPLTPMRDANLVRVLQAQCRRRVGLVDHRVVAQGPQAIRARFDALRAEGVGLAVVDAVSNDDLLRLGPALADLPLVTAGSGVAIGLPANFGLAPSPAAAVLPPAGGLRAIVSGSCSVATNAQVKAFVAAGGAAWAVDPLRVAAGEDVAGAALRWADERLAAGPVLVYATAEPGAVRAVQEQLGVAEAGALVERTLAAVARGLVERGVRQLVVAGGETSGACVQALGIRQLQIGAQIDPGVPWCHARVAGGGLHLALKSGNFGGSDFFTRAFEVLA; translated from the coding sequence ATGACTGCGCTCGCCCTCGGCTGCATCGCCGACGACTTCACCGGGGCCACCGACCTGGCCAACAACCTCGTGCGCGCCGGCATGCGCGCCGTGCAGACCATCGGCGTGCCCGAGGGGCCGCTCGACGCCGCCGCCGACGCGGTGGTCGTGGCGCTGAAATCGCGCACCAACCCGCCGCAGGAGGCGGTGGCGCAGTCGCTGCAGGCGCTGCGCTGGCTGCGCGAGCAGGGCGCCCGGCAGATCTACTTCAAGTACTGCTCCACCTTCGACAGCACGCCGCAGGGCAACATCGGCCCGGTGGCCGAGGCGCTGATGGACGCGCTGGGCACCGACTTCACCATCGCCACGCCGGCCTTCCCCGACAACGGCCGCACCGTGTTCAAGGGCCACCTGTTCGTCGGCGACGTGCTGCTCAGCGACTCGGGCATGCGCGACCACCCGCTCACGCCGATGCGCGATGCCAACCTGGTGCGCGTGCTGCAGGCCCAGTGCCGGCGCCGCGTCGGCCTGGTCGACCACCGCGTGGTGGCCCAGGGCCCGCAGGCGATCCGGGCCCGCTTCGACGCACTGCGCGCCGAGGGCGTGGGCCTCGCCGTCGTCGATGCGGTGTCCAACGACGACCTGCTGCGGCTGGGCCCGGCGCTGGCCGACCTGCCGCTGGTGACGGCCGGCTCCGGCGTCGCCATCGGGCTGCCGGCCAACTTCGGCCTGGCCCCCTCGCCGGCGGCGGCGGTCCTGCCACCGGCCGGCGGCCTGCGCGCCATCGTCTCGGGCAGCTGCTCGGTGGCCACCAACGCCCAGGTCAAGGCCTTCGTTGCCGCGGGCGGGGCCGCCTGGGCGGTCGACCCGCTGCGCGTCGCGGCCGGTGAAGACGTCGCCGGCGCGGCCCTGCGCTGGGCGGACGAGCGGCTCGCGGCCGGCCCGGTGCTGGTCTACGCCACCGCCGAACCGGGCGCGGTGCGCGCCGTGCAGGAGCAGCTGGGCGTGGCGGAGGCCGGCGCGCTGGTCGAGCGCACCCTGGCCGCGGTGGCGCGCGGGCTGGTCGAGCGCGGCGTGCGCCAGCTGGTGGTGGCGGGCGGCGAGACCTCCGGTGCCTGCGTGCAGGCGCTCGGCATCCGCCAGCTGCAGATCGGCGCCCAGATCGACCCCGGCGTGCCCTGGTGCCACGCCCGCGTGGCCGGTGGCGGCCTGCACCTGGCGCTGAAGTCCGGCAACTTCGGCGGCTCCGATTTCTTCACGCGCGCCTTCGAGGTGCTGGCATGA
- a CDS encoding acyl-CoA thioesterase, translating to MDLSSHQLTMTVLMTPDTANFSGNVHGGTILKLLDQVAYACASRYAGRYVVTLSVDQVTFRQPIHVGELVTFLASVNHTGTSSMEIGIKVVAEDIRTQAVRHVNSCFFTMVAVGDDRKPVAVPALELVTPDQQRRWAAAVARKELRREMEARSQEVRAG from the coding sequence ATGGACCTTTCCAGCCACCAGCTCACGATGACCGTGCTGATGACGCCCGACACCGCCAACTTCAGTGGCAACGTCCACGGCGGCACCATCCTCAAACTGCTCGACCAGGTGGCCTATGCCTGTGCCAGCCGCTATGCCGGCCGCTACGTGGTGACGCTGTCGGTCGACCAGGTGACGTTCCGCCAGCCGATCCACGTCGGCGAGCTGGTGACCTTCCTGGCCTCGGTCAACCACACCGGCACCTCGTCCATGGAGATCGGCATCAAGGTGGTGGCCGAGGACATCCGCACCCAGGCGGTGCGGCACGTCAACAGCTGCTTCTTCACCATGGTGGCGGTCGGCGACGACCGCAAGCCGGTCGCCGTGCCGGCGCTGGAGCTGGTCACGCCGGACCAGCAGCGGCGCTGGGCCGCCGCCGTCGCCCGCAAGGAGCTGCGGCGCGAGATGGAGGCGCGCTCGCAGGAGGTGCGGGCCGGCTGA
- a CDS encoding lactate/malate family dehydrogenase gives MRQPKIVIVGAGLVGGSAALFCAVAMPGARVVILDIERVRAEAQALDLAHATAFWGHDRIQAGDDEDADGADIVVITAGVGVKPGQTRLDLIQTNAAILGGIVDRLAPRAPDAIYVIATNPCDALAAYACKRLGCARERVISTGTSLDTARLRALLSQRLGVVAPAIDAYVLGEHGDSALIHWSGASVAGMPLELFLARTGKDLGSASRALLLDSVHQAAKLIKEGKSATHYGIASAVGRICQAIVHDSHLVLSVGVVQPEVEGVPEVCVSLPMLVHAGGAHLLAYPQLDSAEAEALQRSARIVKDVTDSITAG, from the coding sequence ATGCGCCAGCCCAAGATCGTGATCGTCGGCGCCGGCCTCGTCGGCGGCTCGGCGGCGCTGTTCTGCGCGGTGGCCATGCCCGGCGCCCGGGTCGTGATCCTGGACATCGAGCGCGTGCGGGCCGAGGCCCAGGCGCTGGACCTCGCCCATGCGACCGCCTTCTGGGGCCACGACCGCATCCAGGCCGGCGACGACGAGGATGCCGATGGCGCCGACATCGTGGTCATCACCGCCGGGGTCGGCGTCAAACCGGGGCAGACCCGCCTGGATCTCATCCAGACCAACGCCGCCATCCTGGGCGGCATCGTCGACCGGCTCGCGCCGCGGGCGCCGGACGCGATCTACGTCATCGCCACCAATCCCTGCGATGCGCTGGCCGCCTATGCCTGCAAGCGACTGGGCTGCGCGCGCGAGCGGGTGATCAGCACCGGCACCTCGCTGGACACCGCCCGCCTGCGGGCCCTGCTCTCGCAGCGCCTGGGCGTGGTGGCGCCGGCGATCGACGCCTACGTGCTGGGCGAGCACGGCGACTCCGCGCTGATCCACTGGTCGGGGGCGTCGGTGGCGGGCATGCCGCTGGAGCTGTTCCTGGCCCGCACCGGCAAGGACCTCGGGAGTGCCAGCCGCGCCCTGCTGCTGGACTCGGTGCACCAGGCCGCCAAGCTGATCAAGGAAGGCAAGAGCGCCACCCACTACGGGATCGCCAGCGCCGTCGGCCGCATCTGCCAGGCCATCGTCCACGACAGCCACCTGGTGCTGTCGGTGGGCGTGGTGCAGCCCGAAGTCGAGGGCGTGCCGGAGGTCTGCGTGTCGCTGCCCATGCTGGTCCATGCCGGCGGCGCCCACCTGCTGGCCTACCCGCAACTCGACAGCGCCGAAGCCGAGGCCCTGCAGCGCAGCGCCCGCATCGTCAAGGACGTGACGGACAGCATCACGGCCGGTTGA
- a CDS encoding anion permease → MTAQATHPAAQPQAVAPAPPSKGLNGTLWKIAIPVAIGIALWLVPPPDGLAPKAWQMFALFVATIAAIITAPLPMSAVAIIGATVGALVGVISFDDVVKSTGTDLVWLVLLAFFISRGVIKTGLGRRVALQFMRLMGKRTIGLGYGLALTELIVAPAMPSITARAGGVLLPITRAISEVLGSTPDDASRTKVGNYLILCAFHANIVSAAMFVTAMAGNPLSVKLAADQGVEISWTTWAVAALVPGLLCMALIPLVLMWVARPDIRETPDATTLAQRELQAMGPMSANEIKMALIFVGLLVLWVFGEEIDIGASLAAALGLGLMFLLRVLTWQDALEEKSAWDTMIWIGLLIMLAGKLNSYGMVSWFGKEFSSHLQGMPGLAIFMVVAAVYLYIHYFFASATAHISALFPLALALMIGGGVPALPAAIGLGVLSNLNGCLTQYGIGSGPVMFGAGYVTQKEWWKAGFIMSVLYLVVWTTVGPLWWKLLGYI, encoded by the coding sequence ATGACCGCCCAGGCAACCCACCCCGCCGCCCAACCGCAAGCCGTTGCCCCCGCGCCGCCCTCGAAAGGGCTCAACGGCACGCTCTGGAAGATCGCCATCCCGGTCGCCATCGGCATCGCGCTGTGGCTGGTGCCGCCGCCCGACGGGCTGGCGCCCAAGGCCTGGCAGATGTTCGCGCTGTTCGTCGCGACCATCGCCGCCATCATCACCGCGCCGCTGCCCATGTCGGCCGTCGCCATCATCGGCGCGACAGTGGGTGCGCTGGTCGGCGTGATCAGCTTCGACGACGTGGTCAAGTCCACCGGCACCGACCTGGTCTGGCTGGTGCTGCTGGCCTTCTTCATCTCGCGCGGGGTGATCAAGACCGGCCTGGGCCGCCGGGTGGCGTTGCAGTTCATGCGGCTGATGGGCAAGCGCACCATCGGGCTGGGCTACGGGCTGGCGCTGACCGAACTGATCGTGGCACCGGCGATGCCCAGCATCACCGCCCGCGCCGGCGGCGTGCTGCTGCCGATCACGCGCGCCATCTCGGAGGTGCTCGGCAGCACGCCGGACGACGCCTCGCGCACCAAGGTCGGCAACTACCTGATCCTGTGCGCCTTCCATGCCAACATCGTCAGCGCCGCCATGTTCGTGACCGCCATGGCCGGCAACCCGCTGAGCGTCAAGCTGGCCGCAGACCAGGGCGTGGAGATCAGCTGGACGACCTGGGCGGTGGCAGCGCTGGTGCCAGGCCTGCTGTGCATGGCACTCATCCCGTTGGTCCTGATGTGGGTCGCGCGACCAGACATCCGGGAGACGCCCGATGCCACCACGCTGGCCCAGCGCGAGCTGCAGGCCATGGGACCGATGTCCGCCAACGAGATCAAGATGGCGCTGATCTTCGTGGGGCTGCTCGTGCTGTGGGTGTTCGGCGAGGAGATCGACATCGGTGCCTCGCTGGCGGCCGCCCTCGGGCTGGGGCTGATGTTCCTGTTGCGCGTGCTGACCTGGCAGGACGCCCTGGAGGAGAAATCCGCGTGGGACACCATGATCTGGATCGGCCTGCTGATCATGCTGGCCGGCAAGCTGAACAGCTACGGCATGGTCAGCTGGTTCGGCAAGGAATTCAGCTCCCACCTGCAGGGCATGCCGGGCCTGGCCATCTTCATGGTGGTGGCCGCCGTCTACCTCTACATCCACTATTTCTTCGCCAGTGCCACCGCCCACATCAGCGCCCTGTTCCCGCTGGCGCTGGCTCTGATGATCGGCGGCGGCGTGCCCGCGCTGCCGGCGGCGATCGGCCTGGGCGTGCTGAGCAACCTGAACGGCTGCCTGACGCAGTACGGCATCGGCTCGGGGCCGGTGATGTTCGGCGCCGGCTACGTGACGCAGAAAGAGTGGTGGAAGGCGGGCTTCATCATGAGCGTGCTGTACCTCGTCGTCTGGACGACGGTGGGTCCGCTCTGGTGGAAGCTGCTGGGCTACATCTGA
- a CDS encoding response regulator transcription factor, with the protein MRLLLVEDDTMIGEAVLDALRAEHYAVDWVRDGAMAETALATASYDLVLLDLGLPRRDGLEVLRGLRARRLTTPVLVATARDAVGDRIAGLDAGADDYVVKPYDTDELLARIRALIRRSAGRGEPVYSHKGVTLDPATREATVHGEPVKLSAREWAVLEPMLARPGAVFSRAQLEEKLYGWKDDVSSNAVEVYVHGLRKKLGADLIETVRGLGYVVPRR; encoded by the coding sequence ATGCGATTGCTGCTGGTCGAAGACGACACCATGATCGGCGAGGCCGTGCTCGACGCCTTGCGCGCCGAGCACTACGCCGTCGATTGGGTGCGCGACGGCGCCATGGCCGAGACCGCGCTGGCCACCGCCAGCTACGACCTGGTCCTGCTCGACCTCGGGCTACCGCGCCGCGACGGGCTGGAGGTGCTGCGCGGCCTGCGCGCCCGGCGCCTCACCACCCCGGTGCTGGTGGCCACCGCGCGCGACGCCGTCGGCGACCGCATCGCCGGCCTGGATGCCGGCGCCGATGACTACGTCGTCAAGCCCTACGACACCGACGAGCTGCTGGCCCGAATCCGGGCCCTGATCCGGCGCAGCGCCGGCCGCGGCGAACCGGTCTACAGCCACAAGGGCGTGACGCTGGATCCGGCCACGCGCGAAGCCACCGTGCACGGCGAGCCGGTCAAGCTGTCGGCGCGCGAATGGGCCGTGCTCGAGCCCATGCTTGCGCGGCCCGGCGCGGTGTTCTCGCGCGCCCAGCTGGAAGAGAAGCTGTACGGGTGGAAGGACGACGTGAGCAGCAACGCCGTCGAGGTCTACGTGCACGGCCTGCGCAAGAAGCTGGGTGCCGACCTGATCGAGACCGTGCGCGGGCTGGGCTACGTGGTGCCGCGCCGATGA
- a CDS encoding ATP-binding protein: protein MSVALRPAPSLRRQLLWLVLAAIALVSVLQAGTAYRNALAQADAMFDEHLRELARSVQYGVPLFPGSRAPSVDLQVQIWTPDGVQVFRSVGPVLPAQALLGFSDIEVEGTHYRVYALQTPEHTIQVAQNRDARQAVARGLAWRAVLPVALLTPLLMAAVWWLINQALSPVERMRRQVAARPADDLSALPEAGLPEEVLPLVRELNLLFERVRGAFDAQRHFVADAAHELRSPLAALKLQAQAVRRGADDASRDAAVQRLESGIERSIRLVTQMLVLARAEADAPGDARPVELQQLAREAVAEVLPQAHERRIDVGLATEREAQVRGRHDALLVLLRNLLENAVKYAPEGGRVDIAIEPAAGGGVALVVEDNGPGIAEAERARVFDRFYRTPDATGPGSGLGLAIVRTVAERHGATVDLGRSERLGGLRVEVRFPAA from the coding sequence ATGAGCGTCGCGCTGCGGCCCGCCCCCTCGCTGCGGCGCCAGCTGCTCTGGCTGGTGCTGGCGGCCATCGCCCTGGTCTCGGTGCTGCAGGCCGGCACGGCCTACCGCAATGCGCTGGCGCAGGCCGATGCGATGTTCGACGAGCACCTGCGCGAGCTGGCCCGGTCGGTCCAGTACGGCGTGCCGCTGTTCCCCGGCTCGCGGGCGCCCTCGGTCGACCTGCAGGTGCAGATCTGGACGCCGGACGGCGTGCAGGTGTTCCGCTCGGTCGGGCCGGTGCTGCCGGCGCAGGCGCTGCTGGGCTTTTCCGACATCGAGGTCGAGGGCACCCACTACCGCGTCTACGCGCTGCAGACGCCCGAACACACCATCCAGGTGGCGCAGAACCGCGACGCACGCCAGGCCGTGGCACGCGGCCTGGCCTGGCGCGCGGTGCTGCCGGTGGCGCTGCTCACGCCGCTGCTGATGGCGGCCGTCTGGTGGTTGATCAACCAGGCGCTGTCGCCGGTGGAACGCATGCGCCGCCAGGTCGCCGCGCGGCCGGCCGACGACCTGTCGGCCCTGCCCGAGGCCGGCCTGCCGGAGGAGGTGCTGCCGCTGGTGCGCGAGCTGAACCTGCTGTTCGAGCGGGTGCGGGGCGCCTTCGACGCCCAGCGCCACTTCGTCGCCGACGCCGCGCACGAACTGCGCTCGCCGCTGGCGGCGCTCAAGCTGCAGGCGCAGGCGGTGCGGCGCGGCGCCGACGACGCCAGCCGCGACGCCGCCGTGCAGCGGCTGGAGAGCGGCATCGAGCGCTCGATCCGGCTGGTGACCCAGATGCTGGTGCTGGCGCGCGCCGAGGCCGACGCGCCGGGCGACGCCCGGCCGGTGGAACTGCAGCAGCTGGCGCGCGAGGCCGTCGCCGAGGTGCTGCCGCAGGCCCACGAGCGCCGCATCGACGTCGGCCTGGCCACCGAACGCGAGGCGCAGGTGCGCGGCCGCCACGATGCGCTGCTGGTGCTGCTGCGCAACCTGCTGGAGAACGCGGTCAAGTACGCGCCCGAGGGCGGCCGGGTCGACATCGCCATCGAACCCGCGGCCGGCGGCGGCGTCGCGCTGGTGGTCGAGGACAACGGGCCCGGCATCGCCGAGGCGGAGCGCGCCCGCGTGTTCGACCGCTTCTACCGCACCCCCGACGCCACCGGCCCCGGCAGCGGCCTGGGCCTGGCCATCGTGCGGACGGTGGCGGAACGCCACGGCGCCACGGTGGACCTGGGGCGGTCCGAGCGGCTGGGGGGATTACGGGTCGAGGTGCGGTTCCCGGCCGCCTGA
- a CDS encoding Do family serine endopeptidase produces the protein MNISLKAAPLVLALAAAGFGGAAGNALLQHHANAAVPAATAPAAPVAPVAAANTLPDFARITERYGPAVVNISVSGMRKASAADLGDDDDPADFLRRFQQGPRGGQRSVPVAGLGSGFIVSADGLVLTNAHVVQDASEVTVKLTDRREFRAKVLGSDARTDVAVLKIDASNLPVVQLGDVKALRAGEWVAAIGSPFGFENTVTAGVVSAKGRTLPSDSAVPFIQTDVAVNPGNSGGPLFNSRGEVVGINSQIYSRSGGYQGVSFAIPIDLAQRVQQQIVATGKVQHARLGVTVQEVNQALADSFKLDKPEGALIAGVEKGGPADKAGLKPGDVVRTVNGQPVVASGDLPAALGTANPGDKVKLQVLRQGQQVDVTATLAAANEKVAAAAEAQGPAAQGRLGLALRPLDRDEQREVGQAGLLVQDVAGAAARAGVQPGDVVLAINGSPATSVDQVRSAVAKSEKSVALLIQRGEDRLFVPVRLG, from the coding sequence ATGAACATCTCCCTCAAAGCCGCCCCGCTCGTCCTCGCCCTGGCCGCCGCCGGTTTCGGTGGCGCCGCGGGCAACGCGCTGCTGCAGCACCACGCCAACGCCGCCGTCCCGGCCGCCACCGCCCCTGCGGCGCCGGTCGCGCCCGTGGCCGCCGCCAACACCCTGCCCGACTTCGCCCGCATCACCGAGCGCTACGGCCCGGCCGTGGTCAACATCAGCGTCAGCGGCATGCGCAAGGCCTCGGCCGCCGACCTGGGCGACGACGACGACCCGGCCGACTTCCTGCGCCGCTTCCAGCAGGGACCGCGCGGCGGCCAGCGCAGCGTGCCGGTGGCCGGCCTGGGCTCGGGCTTCATCGTCAGCGCCGACGGCCTGGTCCTGACCAACGCGCACGTGGTGCAGGACGCCAGCGAAGTGACCGTCAAGCTCACCGACCGGCGCGAGTTCCGCGCCAAGGTGCTGGGCAGCGACGCCCGCACCGACGTGGCCGTGCTCAAGATCGACGCCAGCAACCTGCCGGTGGTACAGCTGGGCGACGTGAAGGCGCTGCGCGCCGGCGAGTGGGTGGCTGCCATCGGCTCGCCGTTCGGCTTCGAGAACACCGTCACCGCCGGCGTGGTGAGCGCCAAGGGCCGCACGCTGCCCAGCGACAGCGCGGTGCCCTTCATCCAGACCGACGTGGCCGTCAACCCCGGCAACTCGGGCGGTCCGCTGTTCAACTCGCGCGGCGAGGTGGTCGGCATCAACTCGCAGATCTACAGCCGCTCCGGCGGCTACCAGGGCGTGTCGTTCGCGATCCCGATCGATCTCGCCCAGCGGGTGCAGCAGCAGATCGTGGCGACCGGCAAGGTGCAGCACGCACGGCTGGGCGTGACGGTGCAGGAGGTGAACCAGGCGCTCGCCGACTCGTTCAAGCTCGACAAGCCCGAAGGCGCGCTGATCGCCGGCGTCGAGAAGGGCGGCCCGGCCGACAAGGCCGGCCTGAAGCCGGGCGACGTGGTGCGCACGGTCAACGGCCAGCCGGTGGTCGCCTCGGGCGACCTGCCGGCGGCGCTGGGCACCGCCAACCCGGGCGACAAGGTCAAGCTGCAGGTGCTGCGCCAGGGCCAGCAGGTCGACGTCACGGCGACCCTGGCGGCGGCCAACGAGAAGGTGGCCGCCGCGGCCGAGGCGCAGGGACCGGCGGCGCAGGGCCGCCTCGGCCTGGCGCTGCGTCCGCTCGACCGTGACGAGCAGCGCGAGGTCGGCCAGGCCGGCCTGCTGGTACAGGACGTGGCGGGCGCCGCCGCGCGCGCCGGTGTCCAGCCCGGCGACGTGGTGCTGGCCATCAACGGCAGCCCGGCCACCTCGGTCGACCAGGTGCGCTCGGCCGTGGCCAAGTCCGAAAAGTCGGTCGCGCTGCTGATCCAGCGCGGCGAGGACCGGCTGTTCGTGCCGGTGCGGCTGGGCTGA